A section of the Lineus longissimus chromosome 1, tnLinLong1.2, whole genome shotgun sequence genome encodes:
- the LOC135489372 gene encoding uncharacterized protein LOC135489372 has protein sequence MKFVILLVLSVVICSVATERTIKREEDVTQEESEEVAKRLFFKNFVKSHWKEAARAGLKLASKALEKRGEDVTKEESEEVAKRLFFKNFVKSHWKEAARAGLKLASKALEKRGEDVTKEESEEVAKRLFFKNFVKSHWKEAARAGLKLASKALEKRGEDVTKEESEEVAKRLFFKNFVKSHWKEAAKEALKLGVKALLKRRAEDVTKN, from the coding sequence ATGAAGTTCGTCATCCTACTGGTCCTGTCCGTGGTCATTTGCAGTGTTGCCACTGAAAGAACCATCAAGAGAGAGGAAGATGTGACCCAGGAAGAGTCCGAAGAGGTCGCCAAGAGattgtttttcaagaatttcgtgAAGAGCCACTGGAAGGAAGCAGCCAGGGCTGGTCTTAAACTGGCTAGTAAAGCCCTTGAAAAGAGAGGCGAGGATGTGACCAAGGAAGAGTCCGAAGAGGTCGCCAAGAGattgtttttcaagaatttcgtgAAGAGCCACTGGAAGGAAGCAGCCAGGGCTGGTCTTAAACTGGCTAGTAAAGCCCTTGAAAAGAGAGGCGAGGATGTGACCAAGGAAGAGTCCGAAGAGGTCGCCAAGAGgttgtttttcaagaatttcgtgAAGAGCCACTGGAAGGAAGCAGCCAGGGCTGGTCTTAAACTGGCTAGTAAAGCCCTTGAAAAGAGAGGCGAGGATGTGACAAAGGAAGAGTCCGAAGAGGTCGCCAAGAGattgtttttcaagaatttcgtgAAGAGCCACTGGAAGGAAGCAGCCAAGGAAGCTTTGAAATTGGGTGTTAAAGCCCTTCTAAAAAGGAGGGCCGAGGATGTGACCAAGAATTAG